A genome region from Arachidicoccus soli includes the following:
- a CDS encoding outer membrane beta-barrel protein, giving the protein MIFSISVASAQSNVSSGSLTGVIVDTISHNVDKASISLVNARDTSIVKNTLSDSVGNFKFSNLPFDTYILRISFQGYEILNKYVAVTKTKPVVELGDITLQQSINELGTVTVTAVIPITLNGDTTSYSADAFGTKPNATVEDLLKKLPGVQVDQNGVVTAQGETVSRVFVDGKRFFGSDPKLATQNLPKDVVDKIQVFDGKSDQSEFSGFDDGTTIKTINIVTKPAMRHGWFGKTSAGIGNENTSLKDPLYSVTPRVMRFNGNMKLGLFGQLNNINVQNFTRSDQNNRNGLTKTAAANLFFGDTWGKKVTTDFSGRYGFNSTNVNLLQNTIRQNFYSNPALDNNNLSNDSSKTLTQNQSVDLNFLTKFDSSNQLRVRPTLSFNKSNSNNQSTTEIDSLSNGTSIPKTLTNSISSNNNISRNAGFGATYMHAFAKKGRTITLDLQYSNSYSNSNGNYFSHVNYLDLNSDSTINQKNVNSSNNNSLSTSLTYTEPIGVHQQLELSYNNSFSNNTADRRTYDFDSLTNGYTNLNNTLTNYFVNKYLSNRGTLGYMYNDGTVNFNVSGGVQFGRMESNNLSKNYGTITNNYVNLYPTASFTYNISKTKKLLFRYQGRTNQPSVSQLQPITDSSNLLNITSGNPNLKQEFNNHFQFRYNNVDRTGSGKSFFAFVDASFVHNNIQNAVIHLSNGGQSSMPVNLNGNYTLRGYLDFGLPLTSPKSNFDFSTNISNSRISSLIDSEKNFTYTTSFAEGIRWSTSVSKSFDINASVTPSYNISKYSITSSINSSNTNYYSQSSSFEGTFYTNSGWQLASDFNYTFYRGKAPGQNISIPLWNASITKQIFKNKAGEISLSVHDILNENKGVNFQRSLNYSSQTTTNILKRYALLTFTYNLKQFGKKGDRNGNRSWDRGGQHGGFGGGHGGFGGGHGGGRGGF; this is encoded by the coding sequence ATGATATTTTCTATATCAGTGGCAAGTGCTCAAAGTAATGTGAGTTCAGGTTCTTTGACTGGCGTTATTGTAGATACTATTTCGCACAATGTAGACAAGGCATCTATTTCATTGGTAAATGCTAGGGATACTTCAATTGTGAAGAATACCTTGTCTGATAGTGTAGGGAATTTTAAGTTTTCAAATTTGCCCTTTGATACATATATTTTACGTATCTCTTTTCAAGGATACGAAATCTTGAATAAATATGTAGCTGTTACCAAAACAAAACCGGTAGTTGAGTTAGGAGATATTACTCTGCAACAATCGATTAATGAATTAGGTACAGTGACGGTTACCGCTGTTATTCCTATTACCTTAAATGGAGATACCACTTCTTATAGTGCTGATGCATTTGGCACTAAACCCAATGCAACAGTGGAAGATTTGTTGAAGAAGTTGCCTGGTGTACAAGTGGATCAAAATGGCGTTGTAACTGCCCAAGGAGAAACGGTCTCCCGTGTATTTGTTGATGGTAAACGATTTTTTGGCAGCGACCCAAAATTAGCGACACAAAATCTACCTAAAGATGTTGTAGATAAAATTCAAGTTTTTGACGGAAAAAGTGATCAAAGTGAATTTAGTGGTTTTGATGATGGTACAACTATTAAAACAATCAATATTGTTACCAAACCGGCCATGCGTCATGGCTGGTTTGGTAAAACTTCAGCAGGAATAGGAAATGAAAATACCTCCTTAAAAGACCCGTTATATTCTGTAACGCCTCGCGTGATGCGTTTTAATGGAAATATGAAGTTGGGGCTTTTCGGCCAGTTAAATAATATAAATGTTCAGAATTTCACAAGATCCGATCAGAATAATAGAAATGGCCTTACCAAGACTGCCGCTGCAAACCTTTTTTTTGGAGATACTTGGGGCAAGAAAGTAACGACTGATTTTAGTGGTCGTTATGGGTTTAATAGCACCAATGTAAATTTGTTGCAAAATACTATTCGCCAAAACTTTTATAGCAACCCGGCCTTGGATAATAATAATCTTTCGAATGATTCTTCAAAAACACTGACTCAAAATCAATCGGTAGATTTGAATTTTTTAACAAAGTTTGATTCCTCCAATCAATTGCGTGTAAGACCCACGCTTTCATTCAATAAATCAAACAGCAATAATCAGTCTACCACTGAAATTGATAGCCTTTCAAATGGTACAAGTATTCCTAAAACTTTGACCAACTCGATTAGTTCAAATAATAATATAAGTCGCAATGCAGGCTTTGGAGCCACTTATATGCATGCTTTTGCGAAAAAGGGGCGTACTATTACCCTAGATCTGCAATACAGCAATAGTTATTCAAATAGTAACGGAAATTATTTTTCCCATGTAAATTATTTAGATTTAAATTCTGATAGCACCATTAATCAAAAAAATGTGAATAGTAGTAATAATAATTCACTATCTACTTCCTTAACTTATACAGAACCTATTGGTGTGCATCAACAATTAGAGTTGTCTTATAATAATTCATTTTCTAACAATACAGCCGACAGAAGAACCTATGATTTTGATAGCCTTACTAATGGGTATACAAATCTGAATAATACGCTTACAAATTATTTTGTAAACAAATATTTGTCAAATAGAGGTACACTGGGTTATATGTATAATGATGGTACTGTCAATTTTAATGTGTCAGGTGGTGTACAATTTGGAAGAATGGAAAGTAATAACCTGAGTAAAAATTATGGCACCATCACAAACAATTATGTGAATTTATATCCTACGGCAAGTTTCACATATAATATTTCAAAAACCAAGAAATTACTTTTCCGTTATCAAGGTAGGACGAATCAGCCATCTGTTTCCCAGTTACAACCTATAACAGACAGCTCGAATCTTTTGAATATCACTTCTGGTAACCCTAACTTGAAACAAGAGTTTAATAATCATTTCCAATTTAGGTATAATAATGTTGATAGAACGGGCAGTGGAAAATCATTCTTTGCTTTTGTTGATGCATCTTTTGTACATAATAATATTCAGAACGCTGTTATTCATTTAAGTAATGGCGGGCAATCAAGTATGCCTGTAAATCTAAATGGTAATTATACATTGCGTGGTTATTTAGACTTCGGCCTGCCGTTAACATCTCCTAAATCTAATTTTGACTTTAGCACCAATATCTCTAATAGCCGTATCTCAAGTTTGATTGATAGTGAGAAAAACTTTACTTATACAACATCTTTTGCGGAAGGTATTCGTTGGAGTACTTCTGTGAGTAAATCTTTTGACATTAATGCCTCAGTTACACCATCCTATAATATTTCAAAATATAGCATAACAAGCAGCATTAACAGTAGTAATACCAACTATTATTCTCAATCGAGCTCTTTTGAAGGAACTTTTTATACTAATTCAGGATGGCAGTTGGCTTCTGATTTTAATTATACTTTTTATAGAGGCAAAGCGCCGGGCCAAAATATCAGTATTCCATTATGGAATGCAAGTATTACTAAACAAATATTTAAAAATAAGGCTGGGGAGATTAGCTTATCAGTACACGATATATTAAATGAAAACAAAGGTGTAAATTTCCAACGTTCACTTAACTATAGCTCACAAACTACTACCAATATATTGAAACGTTATGCGTTACTTACCTTTACTTATAACCTTAAACAATTTGGTAAGAAAGGTGATAGAAATGGAAATAGATCTTGGGATAGAGGAGGTCAACATGGCGGTTTCGGTGGCGGCCATGGTGGTTTCGGTGGTGGTCATGGCGGCGGTCGTGGCGGATTTTAA
- a CDS encoding 4'-phosphopantetheinyl transferase family protein: MNVNKNTRLAIWHIEESESFFLKKVMLKKEITHPHKRLQHLAGRYLLPFLFTDFPNEEILIADSKKPYLKDEIYHFSISHCGNFAAAIVSKTQRVGIDIEIFTDKVLKIKDKFLNKEEVLFVEKYKLNKALLTTLWCAKEAAFKWYSFGKVDFKNNILLQPFNFNKEGDIPVIFAKSHENILLTTNFKLFENLSLAWIVV, translated from the coding sequence TTGAATGTAAATAAAAATACAAGGCTAGCTATTTGGCATATCGAAGAGAGCGAATCCTTTTTTTTGAAAAAAGTGATGCTAAAAAAGGAAATCACCCATCCGCACAAGCGTCTTCAACATTTAGCTGGAAGATATTTGCTTCCGTTCTTATTTACTGATTTTCCTAATGAAGAAATTCTCATTGCCGATAGTAAGAAGCCTTATTTAAAAGATGAAATCTACCATTTCTCTATATCACATTGCGGAAATTTTGCAGCAGCGATTGTAAGTAAAACGCAAAGAGTGGGAATCGATATTGAAATTTTCACCGATAAGGTTCTTAAGATAAAAGATAAATTTTTAAATAAAGAAGAAGTACTATTTGTTGAAAAATATAAACTCAATAAAGCTTTGCTCACAACACTTTGGTGTGCAAAAGAAGCAGCATTTAAATGGTATAGTTTTGGGAAAGTCGATTTCAAAAATAATATTTTACTACAACCGTTCAACTTTAATAAAGAGGGAGATATACCTGTTATCTTTGCAAAATCGCATGAAAACATTTTATTGACTACAAATTTTAAGCTGTTTGAAAACCTAAGTCTGGCGTGGATTGTAGTGTAA
- the dcd gene encoding dCTP deaminase — MILSDTRILEEMEMGTIKIVPYERESLGSNSYDVHLGATLAIYEDEILDAKKHNTIKCFEIPEEGFVLQPHTFYLGVTLEYTETHAHVPFLEGKSSTGRLGIDIHATAGKGDVGFCGNWTLEISCKQPVRIYPKMPIGQLIYFPVDGEIEVKYNQKKNAKYSGQPNRPIESMMWKNKF, encoded by the coding sequence ATGATTCTATCAGATACGCGTATTTTGGAAGAGATGGAGATGGGAACAATCAAAATAGTACCTTATGAAAGGGAAAGCTTGGGAAGTAATAGTTATGATGTTCATTTAGGCGCCACACTTGCCATATATGAAGATGAAATATTAGATGCCAAAAAACACAATACTATAAAATGTTTTGAAATACCTGAAGAAGGTTTTGTTTTGCAACCGCACACTTTTTATCTAGGCGTTACCTTAGAATATACTGAAACGCATGCGCATGTTCCCTTTTTAGAAGGAAAATCTTCAACCGGCCGCCTGGGAATTGACATTCACGCTACTGCTGGAAAAGGAGATGTTGGTTTTTGCGGTAACTGGACTTTAGAAATATCCTGCAAACAACCAGTGCGTATCTATCCGAAAATGCCCATTGGACAACTTATCTATTTCCCGGTAGATGGAGAAATTGAAGTAAAATATAACCAAAAGAAGAATGCCAAATACAGTGGTCAGCCCAATAGACCCATTGAAAGCATGATGTGGAAAAATAAGTTCTAA
- a CDS encoding UDP-3-O-(3-hydroxymyristoyl)glucosamine N-acyltransferase, with amino-acid sequence MQFPTPISLKQISELINAEIIGNESAEAKGINEIHKVEEGDLVFVDHPKYYNKCLQSAATHIIINTKDIEIPKGKNLLYVENPFEAYLSIVNYFRPFTAATQAINANVQIGENTIIMPNVFIGKDVKIGNNCIIYPNVSLMDYTEIGNNVIIQSGTVIGSDAFYYNTQKSRNVWYKKMLSCGNVRLEDFVEIGAACTIDRGVTATTIIGQGTKIDNMVHIGHDTQVGKNCLFAAQVGIAGAAIIEDGVTLWGQVGVSKTLTIGENAVVMAQSGVPSSLKGNKTYMGFPAEDAGIKRREYVWIRRIPEIWERIMKQA; translated from the coding sequence ATGCAATTTCCTACACCCATAAGTCTAAAGCAAATCAGCGAACTAATAAATGCAGAAATTATCGGCAATGAAAGCGCCGAAGCTAAAGGCATCAATGAAATACATAAAGTTGAAGAAGGTGATTTAGTTTTTGTCGATCATCCCAAATATTACAATAAATGTTTGCAAAGTGCTGCCACGCATATCATCATTAATACAAAAGATATTGAAATTCCAAAAGGCAAAAATTTATTGTATGTGGAAAATCCATTTGAAGCCTATCTCAGTATTGTCAACTATTTCAGACCATTCACAGCAGCTACACAAGCAATTAATGCAAATGTACAAATAGGAGAAAACACCATTATCATGCCCAATGTTTTCATTGGCAAAGATGTAAAAATTGGCAATAACTGCATTATCTATCCCAATGTTTCGTTGATGGACTATACAGAAATTGGCAACAATGTAATTATTCAGTCAGGTACAGTGATAGGAAGTGATGCTTTTTATTATAACACCCAGAAATCGCGTAATGTCTGGTACAAAAAAATGCTAAGCTGTGGGAATGTTCGTCTTGAAGATTTTGTTGAAATAGGCGCTGCATGTACCATTGACAGAGGCGTTACTGCAACAACCATAATTGGGCAAGGCACAAAAATTGATAACATGGTACATATTGGCCATGATACACAGGTAGGGAAAAATTGCTTATTCGCTGCACAGGTAGGTATTGCAGGAGCAGCAATTATTGAAGATGGCGTTACCCTTTGGGGTCAAGTAGGTGTAAGTAAAACATTAACCATTGGCGAGAACGCGGTCGTAATGGCACAAAGCGGCGTTCCTTCTTCCTTAAAAGGCAATAAAACTTATATGGGTTTTCCAGCTGAAGATGCTGGTATAAAAAGAAGAGAATATGTTTGGATTAGACGCATTCCGGAAATCTGGGAGAGAATAATGAAGCAAGCTTAA
- a CDS encoding TonB-dependent receptor translates to MKLFLTVSAILFCFFFSKAKAQQNISYGSINGSIIDTISHNLSFAAISLLDVKDSSVVRRALSDTSGKFSFSKIPFGLYVLRVSYQGFNVFDKEVGVSQAHPNDSLPPITLQESVDDLGTVIVTAVIPVKMNGDTTEYNADAFGVKPNAVVEDLLKKLPGVEVDEDGNITAQGEKVARIFVDGKRFFGNDPKMATQNLPTEVVEKIQVFDGKTDQSEFTGFDDGNSIKTINIVTKKNKRKGWFGKSSAAVGNDEASLNDLFYDTHARVFRFMGDRRIAFVGAFNRTYKQPFAVNIGEGQNGLSKKISGAINYRDQFGKKTDFSGSYSYDNSNNISASQSYTQRLFQNDTTQNTTQLRTSNNSSQNHSINLNWDTKFDTLNELRVRADINFSNGDNSGTSNSFIDNTVNNTDSTAVSKTFAKNSRENNSGNASVSTTFRHRFFKPGRTISISNNLSSNSGNASGLNYSDIFSYLNDSTKYTNQLFNAHNNSRSINTTLAYTEPIALHQLIQFEINNSFSKNTSDRRTYNFDSTTMQYTLADSILTNKYENTYQSNRATLSYLYNNGVINFSAGTGVQLGNRQSDNLSKNLFLTQHYVNLYPTVSFSYQISQYKRFRFNYHGRTNQPNVQQLQPVIDNSNPLNIVSGNPNLKQEFNNTFLLRYTNINKETNNTFFAMLNGSFTKNNIVNSITRLSNGGQSSIPVNLNGNYSLSGYVNWGFSIASPKSNIELSTRASNGRIASLIDGNRNYTYNTNFSQTVRWSTNLKETFDVNLSTDPSYHITTYTVNKAQNGNYYSQSISFDGTWYSNSGWEAMSKFNYIFYAGLPAGQNTSIPRWNISIAKLFFKNNSGEIKLTVNDLLNKSKGISFTRTENFIRQSQTNVLRRYFMLTFTYNLRKFGGKKGRGDMNFNRDRHRNGSGFEGSGKSGGHHGGGF, encoded by the coding sequence ATGAAGTTATTTTTGACTGTAAGTGCTATTCTATTTTGTTTCTTTTTCTCTAAAGCAAAGGCACAACAAAATATTTCTTATGGTTCAATTAACGGCAGTATTATAGATACTATCTCACATAACTTAAGTTTTGCTGCAATTAGTCTTTTAGATGTTAAAGATTCCTCTGTTGTCAGAAGAGCCCTTTCAGATACTTCTGGCAAGTTTTCTTTTTCGAAAATTCCATTTGGGTTGTATGTTTTGCGTGTTTCTTATCAAGGATTTAATGTATTTGACAAAGAAGTAGGTGTATCCCAAGCGCATCCTAATGATTCTTTACCTCCCATTACCTTGCAAGAATCTGTTGATGACTTAGGGACAGTAATTGTTACCGCCGTTATTCCTGTAAAGATGAATGGAGATACTACAGAATATAATGCGGATGCTTTTGGAGTAAAACCTAATGCTGTTGTAGAAGATCTATTGAAAAAATTGCCTGGAGTAGAAGTAGATGAGGATGGAAATATAACAGCGCAAGGAGAAAAAGTTGCTAGGATTTTTGTAGATGGGAAGCGTTTTTTTGGCAATGACCCAAAGATGGCGACACAAAACCTGCCAACAGAAGTAGTAGAAAAAATTCAGGTATTTGATGGGAAAACCGATCAAAGTGAATTTACTGGTTTTGATGATGGTAACTCTATTAAAACCATCAATATCGTTACAAAGAAAAATAAAAGAAAAGGTTGGTTTGGTAAATCCTCTGCGGCAGTTGGAAACGATGAAGCGTCGTTAAATGATTTATTCTATGATACGCACGCACGCGTTTTCAGATTTATGGGGGATAGGCGAATTGCTTTTGTCGGCGCATTTAATAGAACCTATAAGCAACCATTTGCCGTAAATATAGGAGAGGGGCAAAACGGCTTGTCTAAGAAAATATCCGGAGCTATTAATTATCGCGATCAATTTGGCAAGAAAACAGACTTTTCCGGAAGTTATTCTTATGACAATAGCAATAATATTTCTGCGTCCCAATCTTATACGCAGAGATTGTTTCAGAACGATACTACGCAAAACACTACACAACTGAGAACGAGTAATAATTCAAGTCAGAATCATTCAATAAACCTGAATTGGGATACTAAGTTTGATACCTTAAATGAACTAAGAGTGAGAGCAGATATTAATTTCTCCAATGGGGATAATTCGGGTACCTCAAATAGTTTTATAGATAATACAGTCAATAATACAGATTCTACAGCCGTCAGTAAAACCTTTGCAAAAAATAGCCGCGAGAACAATAGTGGAAATGCATCGGTAAGTACTACTTTTCGCCATAGGTTCTTCAAGCCTGGGCGTACTATTTCTATCAGTAATAATTTAAGTTCCAATTCTGGAAACGCAAGTGGTTTAAATTATTCCGACATATTTTCTTATTTAAATGATAGTACAAAATATACCAATCAGTTATTTAATGCCCATAATAATTCCAGGTCGATTAATACGACTCTGGCATATACAGAACCCATTGCTCTGCATCAATTAATTCAATTTGAAATTAATAATTCATTCAGTAAAAATACTTCGGACAGGCGTACATATAATTTTGATAGTACGACTATGCAATACACTTTGGCAGATTCTATTCTTACTAATAAATATGAGAATACCTACCAATCTAATCGCGCCACTTTAAGTTATTTATATAATAATGGGGTTATAAATTTTAGTGCAGGTACGGGTGTACAATTGGGCAATCGGCAAAGTGATAATTTATCTAAGAATTTATTCTTGACACAGCATTATGTAAATCTATACCCGACTGTCAGTTTCTCTTATCAAATTTCCCAGTATAAACGCTTTAGGTTCAATTATCATGGAAGAACCAATCAGCCTAATGTGCAGCAGTTGCAACCGGTTATAGATAATTCCAATCCATTAAATATTGTTTCCGGTAATCCCAATCTAAAACAAGAGTTTAATAATACTTTCTTACTTCGCTATACCAATATAAATAAAGAAACCAATAATACATTTTTTGCGATGCTAAATGGTAGTTTCACGAAAAATAATATTGTCAATTCAATTACACGTTTGTCAAATGGTGGACAATCTTCAATTCCGGTGAATTTAAATGGCAATTATTCATTGAGTGGGTATGTTAATTGGGGCTTTTCAATTGCTTCTCCAAAATCAAATATTGAACTATCTACCCGGGCCTCTAATGGTCGTATAGCCAGTTTGATAGATGGTAATAGAAATTATACTTACAATACCAATTTTAGCCAAACTGTTCGCTGGTCGACTAATTTAAAAGAGACCTTTGATGTCAATCTTTCAACCGACCCTTCCTACCATATTACAACATATACTGTAAACAAAGCACAGAATGGTAATTACTATTCCCAATCTATTTCCTTTGACGGTACTTGGTATAGTAATTCAGGTTGGGAAGCGATGTCGAAATTTAATTATATATTTTATGCCGGCTTGCCTGCCGGACAAAATACCAGTATTCCACGTTGGAATATAAGTATAGCTAAGCTGTTCTTTAAGAATAATTCTGGAGAAATAAAATTGACTGTAAATGATTTACTTAATAAAAGTAAAGGGATATCCTTTACACGTACTGAAAACTTTATAAGACAATCGCAAACAAATGTATTACGTCGTTATTTTATGCTCACATTTACATATAATCTAAGAAAATTTGGCGGTAAAAAAGGGAGAGGTGATATGAATTTTAACAGAGATCGACATCGGAATGGTAGTGGATTTGAAGGAAGTGGAAAAAGCGGTGGACACCATGGTGGAGGGTTTTAA